The following coding sequences lie in one Heyndrickxia oleronia genomic window:
- a CDS encoding alpha/beta hydrolase: MKIVPPKPFTFEAGKRAVLLLHGFTGSSADVRMLGRFLEKKGYTTHAPIYKGHGVPPEELVHTGPNDWWQDVMTGYEHLKNKGYDEIAVAGLSLGGVFSLKLGYTVPVKGIIPMCAPMYIKSEETMYDGIIDYAKQYKKFEGKTDSQIETEIEEFKKTPMKTLKALQELIGEVRDNVDMIYSPTFVVQARNDEMINTDSANIIYNSVESDQKKIKWYEESGHVITLDKEKEQLHEDIYEYLEQLDWSE, from the coding sequence ATGAAAATTGTACCACCAAAGCCATTTACATTCGAAGCAGGAAAACGAGCGGTATTACTACTACATGGATTTACAGGTAGTTCTGCTGATGTTCGTATGCTTGGAAGATTTCTTGAAAAAAAGGGCTATACCACACATGCCCCAATTTATAAAGGACATGGAGTACCACCTGAAGAATTAGTTCATACTGGTCCCAATGATTGGTGGCAGGATGTAATGACAGGTTATGAGCATTTAAAAAATAAAGGGTATGATGAAATCGCTGTTGCTGGTTTATCACTAGGTGGGGTATTTTCTTTAAAATTAGGTTACACTGTACCTGTAAAGGGAATAATTCCTATGTGTGCCCCTATGTATATAAAAAGTGAAGAAACGATGTATGACGGTATAATTGATTACGCTAAACAATATAAAAAGTTTGAAGGAAAAACTGATAGCCAAATTGAGACAGAAATAGAAGAGTTTAAGAAAACACCGATGAAAACCTTAAAAGCTCTTCAAGAATTAATTGGAGAAGTTCGTGATAATGTGGATATGATCTATTCTCCAACCTTCGTCGTACAAGCTAGAAATGATGAAATGATTAACACGGATAGTGCGAATATTATCTATAATAGTGTTGAATCCGATCAAAAAAAGATTAAATGGTATGAAGAATCAGGGCATGTGATTACATTAGACAAAGAAAAAGAACAACTTCACGAAGATATTTATGAATATCTAGAGCAATTAGATTGGTCTGAATAA